A region from the Pseudomonas promysalinigenes genome encodes:
- a CDS encoding MdtA/MuxA family multidrug efflux RND transporter periplasmic adaptor subunit: MQVSNSRSPRRWLVGLLILLLVALLAWWLWPAATPEHKAAGTGRGGKGAGMMGGRPGFGGSTDPVPVRVEPVRVGDFPLYYKALGTVTATNTVNVRSRVAGELVKILFKEGQQVKAGDLLAEIDPRPYRIALQQAEGTLAQNQAQLKNAQVDLARYKGLYAQDSIAKQTLDTAQAQVAQYQGLVKTNQAQVNDARLNLDFTQIRAPISGRVGLRQLDLGNLVAANDTTALVVITQTEPINVAFTLPETELSTVLERYRSGASLPVEAWDRSDSKLQASGVLGSIDNQIDTTTGTLKFKGRFENKDLALFPNQFVNVRLLADTLKQVVLAPAAAVQFGNDGTFAYVVDDQSKVNIRKLKVGASDGQSSVILDGLKAGDRLVLEGTDRLREGTQVEVVEDSSQVPSTPGQHLQGQDGKGSAQSHDAPTGAAAGKAGA, translated from the coding sequence ATGCAAGTGTCCAACTCCCGTTCCCCTCGTCGCTGGCTCGTTGGCCTGCTGATCCTGTTGCTGGTGGCTCTGCTGGCCTGGTGGCTGTGGCCCGCTGCAACACCCGAGCACAAAGCGGCCGGCACAGGGCGCGGTGGTAAAGGCGCGGGCATGATGGGCGGGCGGCCTGGTTTCGGTGGCTCCACCGACCCGGTGCCCGTGCGTGTCGAGCCTGTTCGTGTGGGTGATTTCCCGCTTTACTACAAAGCCCTGGGCACGGTCACCGCCACCAATACGGTGAATGTGCGCAGTCGTGTGGCCGGCGAGCTGGTGAAGATCCTGTTCAAGGAGGGCCAGCAGGTCAAGGCCGGCGATCTGCTCGCTGAAATCGATCCACGCCCGTATCGCATTGCCCTACAGCAGGCTGAGGGCACGCTGGCCCAGAACCAGGCTCAGCTCAAGAACGCTCAAGTTGACTTGGCCCGTTACAAGGGCCTGTACGCCCAGGACAGCATCGCCAAGCAGACCCTCGATACCGCCCAAGCCCAGGTGGCTCAATACCAGGGGCTGGTCAAAACCAATCAGGCGCAGGTCAACGATGCCCGCCTGAACCTCGATTTCACTCAGATCCGCGCGCCCATTAGTGGCCGTGTCGGCCTTCGCCAGCTTGATCTGGGCAACCTGGTGGCCGCCAATGACACCACCGCGCTGGTCGTGATCACTCAAACCGAACCGATCAATGTGGCCTTCACCCTGCCAGAAACCGAGTTGAGTACGGTGCTGGAGCGCTACCGCAGCGGCGCCAGCCTGCCTGTCGAGGCCTGGGATCGCAGCGACAGCAAGCTGCAAGCTAGCGGTGTGCTCGGCAGCATCGATAACCAGATCGACACCACCACTGGCACCCTGAAGTTCAAAGGCCGTTTCGAGAACAAAGACCTGGCACTGTTCCCCAACCAGTTCGTCAATGTCCGCCTGCTCGCCGACACGCTCAAGCAGGTGGTATTGGCCCCGGCGGCAGCTGTGCAGTTCGGCAACGATGGCACTTTCGCCTATGTGGTCGATGACCAGAGCAAGGTCAATATCCGCAAGCTCAAAGTCGGTGCCAGTGATGGCCAGAGCAGTGTGATCCTCGATGGGCTCAAAGCCGGCGACCGCCTTGTGCTGGAAGGGACCGACCGCTTGCGCGAGGGTACCCAGGTGGAAGTGGTCGAGGACAGCTCGCAAGTGCCGAGCACCCCGGGCCAGCACCTGCAGGGCCAGGATGGCAAGGGCTCGGCGCAAAGCCATGACGCGCCTACTGGCGCAGCGGCAGGCAAGGCGGGCGCATGA